In Bradyrhizobium sp. CCBAU 051011, the following are encoded in one genomic region:
- a CDS encoding IS481 family transposase, which produces MVRSVIEGGLTKAAAALRFNVTAKTVAKWVKRSREEGVDGLRDRSSRPHSLPGQTLPATCAAVEALRRQRHTGKQIAAELGISPATVSRVLRRLGLNRLRDLEPAEPVRRYEREHPGELIHIDIKKLGKFNQVGHRITGDRTGQSNLRARGEGPGWEYVHVCIDDASRIAFSKVMKSERQGCAVAFLKAAIAYYASLDVRVERVMTDNGSCYKSRAFRKACQRLGLKHIRTKPYTPKTNGKAERFIQTSLREWAYARAYNTSGERAAELPRWLHRYNWHRPHGSIGAMPPISRLALTGNNLLRLHI; this is translated from the coding sequence ATGGTGCGGAGCGTGATCGAGGGCGGCCTGACGAAGGCCGCAGCCGCGCTCCGGTTCAACGTCACAGCGAAGACGGTCGCCAAATGGGTCAAGCGCTCCCGGGAGGAAGGTGTTGATGGGTTGCGTGATCGCTCCTCACGGCCCCATTCATTGCCAGGCCAAACCCTGCCTGCCACATGCGCTGCGGTCGAGGCGCTGCGCCGACAGCGCCACACGGGCAAGCAGATCGCGGCCGAACTCGGCATCTCTCCGGCGACTGTCAGTCGTGTCCTGCGGCGACTGGGATTGAACCGGTTGCGCGACCTGGAACCGGCCGAACCGGTGCGGCGCTACGAGCGTGAACATCCCGGCGAACTGATCCACATCGACATCAAAAAGCTCGGCAAGTTCAACCAGGTAGGCCATCGCATCACCGGCGATCGAACCGGTCAGAGCAACCTGCGTGCCCGCGGCGAAGGGCCTGGCTGGGAATACGTCCACGTCTGTATCGACGATGCTTCCCGGATCGCCTTCAGCAAGGTCATGAAGAGCGAACGGCAGGGTTGCGCCGTGGCCTTCCTCAAAGCTGCGATCGCTTACTACGCCAGCCTGGACGTCAGGGTCGAGCGGGTGATGACCGACAACGGTTCTTGCTATAAATCGCGCGCCTTCCGCAAAGCCTGCCAGCGCCTCGGCCTCAAGCACATTCGCACCAAGCCATACACGCCGAAGACCAACGGTAAGGCCGAACGCTTCATTCAGACCAGCTTGCGCGAGTGGGCTTATGCCCGCGCCTACAACACCTCAGGAGAACGCGCCGCCGAACTGCCAAGATGGCTTCACCGCTACAATTGGCATCGCCCTCATGGCAGTATCGGCGCGATGCCACCCATCAGCAGACTCGCTCTAACCGGGAACAACCTGTTGAGGCTCCACATCTAG
- a CDS encoding ABC transporter permease, which translates to MNRGAILWRVASFAVAAGFIGLWQLIANLKLVSPVFLPGPDRAWASLVRGFSSGDLWSKLAGTLEHMAYGWLLASIAGIAIGAIIGSSRTMRTYVAPSLEFLRPLPVSAIIPVAIAMLGLTQAMALFVISFGAIWPIMLATIHGFAAVEPRLYEVARSLQMSRLAVIFKIALPSASPDILAGMRLSLTVALILSVVCEILAGLDGLGHWVLLSARAFRSADLFAGVILLGVTGYVTSVAMSLAEHRLLAWQAAQR; encoded by the coding sequence ATGAATCGCGGCGCAATCCTCTGGCGGGTGGCAAGCTTTGCGGTTGCGGCCGGCTTCATCGGGCTATGGCAATTGATCGCCAATCTGAAACTGGTCTCGCCGGTATTCCTGCCGGGGCCTGACAGGGCCTGGGCGTCGCTGGTGCGGGGATTTTCCTCCGGCGATCTCTGGAGCAAGCTCGCCGGCACGCTCGAACACATGGCCTATGGCTGGCTTCTCGCCTCTATCGCCGGCATCGCGATCGGCGCGATCATCGGCTCGTCTCGGACGATGCGGACCTATGTCGCGCCCTCGCTGGAATTCTTGCGGCCGCTGCCGGTCTCCGCGATCATTCCGGTTGCGATCGCCATGCTCGGGCTGACGCAGGCGATGGCGCTGTTCGTGATCTCCTTCGGCGCGATCTGGCCGATCATGCTCGCGACCATCCACGGTTTTGCGGCGGTCGAGCCCCGGCTCTACGAGGTCGCGCGGTCGCTGCAGATGTCGCGGCTTGCGGTGATCTTCAAGATCGCCCTGCCCTCGGCCAGCCCCGACATCCTCGCCGGCATGCGCCTCAGCCTGACGGTCGCGCTCATCCTCTCGGTGGTCTGCGAAATCCTGGCCGGCCTCGACGGCCTCGGCCACTGGGTGCTGCTATCGGCCCGCGCGTTCCGGTCAGCCGACCTGTTCGCCGGTGTCATCCTGCTGGGGGTAACGGGCTATGTAACGTCGGTGGCAATGTCGCTGGCGGAACACAGATTGCTGGCGTGGCAAGCGGCGCAGCGCTGA